The following proteins are co-located in the Salvelinus fontinalis isolate EN_2023a chromosome 29, ASM2944872v1, whole genome shotgun sequence genome:
- the LOC129827984 gene encoding fibroblast growth factor-binding protein 2-like: protein MWTRASALLLLACCLWAVEGQNENGNGNTRAGNGGGAAATAENGKSVWEDPIQFNNKAKDLCTMSVTGQGDVTRLRISCQGAERTYWCEYTGKPQMCRAYNNNPRHYFTQIMWDLRKLQNACQAPKAIKPQMCKRAPEDAQMLFSASSTPEAASAATPQKPEKTQESTQAKPETPKTPIVKQAKPAATKPEQPRPEPAKPEARPASTKPVQSRPVQAKPAAAKPAGAKPAVNKTAVLKKILTPKPTTPKPTKPTVKSNAKKIAQEYCWQSLQGICSYVIGWFQN from the coding sequence ATGTGGACTCGGGCTAGTGCACTGCTGCTCCTCGCCTGCTGCCTCTGGGCAGTGGAGGGTCAGAACGAGAACGGCAATGGCAACACGAGGGCAGGCAATGGTGGtggtgctgctgctactgcagagAATGGGAAGAGTGTCTGGGAGGACCCCATCCAGTTCAACAACAAAGCAAAGGACTTGTGCACCATGAGCGTCACCGGCCAGGGAGATGTCACCAGGCTGAGGATATCCTGCCAGGGTGCAGAGAGAACCTACTGGTGCGAGTACACGGGCAAGCCCCAGATGTGCCGTGCCTACAACAACAACCCTCGCCATTATTTCACCCAGATCATGTGGGACCTGAGGAAACTCCAGAACGCCTGCCAGGCACCCAAGGCTATCAAGCCTCAGATGTGCAAGAGGGCACCGGAAGACGCCCAGATGTTGTTCTCCGCTTCCTCCACGCCAGAGGCAGCATCAGCAGCCACCCCCCAAAAGCCGGAGAAAACCCAAGAGTCAACCCAGGCGAAACCAGAGACCCCCAAGACACCGATCGTCAAGCAGGCTAAGCCAGCCGCAACCAAGCCTGAGCAGCCAAGACCTGAGCCAGCAAAACCAGAAGCAAGACCAGCATCTACAAAGCCAGTGCAATCCAGACCTGTGCAGGCAAAACCAGCAGCTGCAAAACCAGCAGGAGCAAAACCAGCAGTGAACAAGACAGCAGTACTGAAAAAGATTCTGACACCCAAACCAACCACTCCAAAACCAACCAAGCCCACTGTCAAGAGCAATGCCAAAAAGATTGCACAAGAGTATTGTTGGCAGTCACTTCAAGGCATCTGTTCCTATGTCATTGGTTGGTTTCAGAACTAA
- the LOC129827985 gene encoding fibroblast growth factor-binding protein 1-like produces MTLLTNLTIMLVIACISQQFMVANCQRSKKRGMKKKENEGPKDGEQPKAPVQSPDKKNSSPKGNVFKGKFSAKDKMQCTWVATGDNAFVLSVNCKKGQTSFDCEYVAKPATCPGYESNTKAYWKQIARALKKNKNVCFDSTALIKAGMCRKAPKDAHFKLNHTPRDIVTLPRSTRPRTTIQPRSSLSASSFGAKSCAVNQKRLAEEYCAASWSSLCTFFFSMVQNDDC; encoded by the coding sequence ATGACACTTCTTACCAACTTAACCATCATGCTGGTTATTGCCTGCATATCTCAGCAGTTTATGGTGGCTAACTGTCAACGATCCAAAAAAAGGGGGATGAAGAAGAAAGAAAACGAAGGACCAAAGGACGGAGAGCAACCAAAAGCCCCCGTCCAATCTCCAGATAAGAAAAACAGCAGCCCCAAAGGAAATGTGTTCAAGGGCAAATTCTCCGCCAAAGACAAGATGCAATGCACTTGGGTTGCGACAGGTGACAATGCCTTTGTGCTTAGCGTGAACTGCAAAAAAGGGCAAACAAGTTTCGACTGCGAATATGTGGCCAAACCAGCCACTTGCCCTGGGTACGAGTCCAACACCAAAGCCTATTGGAAACAGATTGCGCGCGCTCTAAAGAAAAATAAGAATGTATGCTTTGACTCAACGGCTTTGATTAAAGCAGGTATGTGCAGAAAAGCTCCCAAGGACGCGCATTTCAAGCTTAACCACACACCCAGAGATATTGTTACACTTCCAAGGAGTACACGTCCAAGGACTACAATTCAGCCGcgttcttctctctctgcctcttcatTCGGTGCCAAATCTTGCGCGGTTAATCAAAAGAGACTGGCGGAAGAATATTGCGCGGCTTCCTGGTCGAGTTTGTGTACTTTCTTTTTTTCCATGGTCCAGAACGATGATTGTTGA